Below is a genomic region from Rhizobium sp. 9140.
TTCGGCTGCGGGGACATCAAGTCGCCGAGCTGGTCGCGATAGAACGTTCGCGCCACCAGGCCCAGCCACACGGCATCGACGACGAGGAAGGAGAGAAGGGTACCGGCATAGGCAATCAGATAGGTCTTCATCGTCGCGCTCCTGTTTCGCACGTCTACGAAGGCCGGGCAGCACCGGATTACCGGATGCTGCGTCATTGATGGGGCACCAAGGTGGGGAAGAGGGCAGGGAAACCGCTTTTTAGCGGTTGGCGATGCTGTTTTGCGCGAAATCCATGCGGATCAGCTGCCGAATGACGTCCTGCGACAGCTGCATGTTGAAGCGAACGCCGAGTTCCGAACCGACCCGGTGAACGACGGTGCTGCCGATCTCTTCGGGGAAGCCGACGATCTCCACGAAGAAATGCTGGGGCAGGGAAACCGCGGGATTGAAGTCGATCATCGCGCCGCCGATCGAGATATGGCGCAGCAAACCGTTATATTTCGTTTTCGGCTTCAGATGCTGGCCGACGACGAGGATGCGGCACGGCCGCTCGACGAAAAAGTGCTTGTAGGTTGCACTCGTTTGCCCCGGACGGGCCTCCGCCCTGTGCATGATCATGGACATGGGATCGCTCCGGAAAGGGGTCGCTCGGTCGATGGTTCCGCCAAGCCTTAAGTCATCAAGCTTGTTTCGAGCTTGCCTTTTGGTTGCGTGAACGCGCGCTTTATAAGCAATTATTTGCCCGCGGCGATGTCGGGGGTGCCGCTTCGTTCCGTCTTCAACGAGATGCTGATATGTAAGTTTTAGGTTCCATTAATCGGGTTTCTCCGTTAGAGAAATACGCAGGAGGAGATGTTTTCAACAGGGGCACGGTGCTTTCCAGCGCTGTCCTTCAGGTAGGACCTATGAAAAAGTTTCTCTTTAAAAACGAAGTTACTACGGGCGACAAGCTTTCGACGGCCGACCTGCAGAATTTGCTGAACGGCTTTCTCCTTTTCAACGAGGCCGACTATATCCGTGCCAATCCCGACGTCCGTCAAGCCGTCCAGAGAGGCGACTTCCCCTCAGGATTTGCGCATTTCCAGGAACGCGGCAACATGGAACGGCGCTTTCCCGGCTTCAACGGCTTCAAGTGGGACGATTACATCAAGGCTAATGCCGACCTCGCGCATTTTCGCGAAGATCCCTCTCCGGAAGCACGCGCCAAGGCGCACTTCAAGGAAAGCGGATATGCCGAAGGCCGCCGGCTCGAGCCCTGACAGGCCATTCGCGCATCTCCGAGGAAATGCGCAACCGGCGCAGGCCGCAACGACGAGAGCTGCGCGCCCGCGCATCTCTCACCCACGCTCTAACCCGCTCATCTTTACCGCCGATCAGCGATATCATTGCAGGAAAGACCAAATAGCCCTTGATCCCCACGAGGATTGATCCTATCAGGGGCCTCGACGGAGAGGTGGCCGAGTGGTCGAAGGCGCTCCCCTGCTAAGGGAGTATACCCGGAAGGGTATCGTGGGTTCGAATCCCATCTTCTCCGCCATTAAATCTCACTAAATTGATGATTTCGCTTACTCAATTTGGTTGCTGTATATCCCGTCCTAATGGTCATCCCAATCAGTCAACGCTGTGGAAAAGTCCCACTCAAGTCGTTGACGTTGATGTAAGCTCACCGTGAGATATGGTGCAGGAGGGAATAATGAGCACTTCACAGCATGACCAGCGCGCTTCATTCCACCGATTCTTAGCGAATCACAAACAAATCGAGAGCTTTCAAGTCGTGCAGCCGAATGGCCGATATCGGGTTTTCGCGTTAGTGAGCGTTCCTGATGACATCCGCTCGTTGAAGGCACAACTGTCGCGGCAGAGCGGCTACGACGAAGAGAGGTTTGAAATCCTGATCGCACCGCCCCGGCTTCATAATGTCGTTTGTCCGGACTGCGTCGGAGAGAAACACGCCTTCAACATCGTACCTGCTATGAGGGTCCCCGACGACAGCTGCAAGCGTTGCTATGGATCGGGGAAAATCCCTGCCAACCTCCAGACCATTGAAGAACGAGCCGTGCAAATTGCGAAGCAAATCCCTCTAAGGCTTCGCAATGCAGATCATCAAAGGAGCCACTGGAGGATGTTGGCGCAGGGTGATTTTGAGGTCGAGATTATGAACTGCGTGACAGAGCTCCAAGCTCTAGAGGATGAGTATTATCTTCAGGGCGGACAAAATTTCCCAGTCTGATGGATGTCCCCCCAATGGGGGAACATCAACTTCCTCCGATGGAGGAACATCGAATTTTCCCAAACCGCGAATTTCGTGGTTTAAGGCGGCGTCACCGTACTGCCTTGCGCTCTTGTGACAATCGGTAGCCACCGGCGATCGTGCTCCGCGGCCGTTCAAGGCCGGCGATCTGGATTGCCTCATCGACGGTCTGTTCCGCTTCGGCTTGGGCCTCTGACCAAGACAACCCTTCTTGGATAAGCCTGACGCGCAGATCGCGGACGAGCTCGCCCTGAGACACGAATGGGCGCTGGCCGCCAAATGATGCGGCAAGCGTCTCGGCAAGGGTCGGCCGGCGCGGCGGATGGAACAGAGCGTCAAAGGCCTCGATCGTCAGAGCAGGATGTCTGAGGATATTGGACGCGTCCGAAATTAGGACGCTTGGTTCCGCCTCCGAATGCGTCTGGAATTCGGACGCAGTCAGCTTCGCCTCCTCCAGGCGTTTACGGCGGTGGAAGATGTTGGTGCACTTCGGGCCACAGAACTTCGCTCGCGCGCTCTTGGCGGAGAACGTCGTCTCACAAACAAGGCAGCTGACTTGGCGCACCTCGCGGCCGGCGGCAAAGCACTCCGAAGAGCAAAACCTCTGCTCCCGATCTCCGCCTTGGTGGCAGACGAAGTTCGTCGAGCAGTGTGCGCATTGACGGTGGCGAAGTGGATTGCGCTCGTTGATCTGGTAGCACGCGTGGCTGCAGAATATCTGATCGGCCTTCGCGCTGAAGAAGCCTTTTGAGCACTGCGCGCATTTTCTCTCCGGTGCGCGTGAGAGGGCATTGATGGCACCAACTCTGGCGTGAACGCGATGGCGGTTAAAACGTTCTAGTCCTTCCCGGTACACGCGGGCAGTGGTGCGGCAATTTTCAGAGCAGAACCGATCATTCCGAGCGATTGACTCCTCATCAAGGTCACGACCGCACTGGAAGCATTCCTCCTGCGCGAGAACGTACTCCTTCTGACCCTCCAACCACGAAGGACGGTGCGCGCCCATTTTCGTGAAGGCCGTGGCCAGCAGCGCCGCCGCCTCGCTATCGGATGGATGCCAGCCGTTGCCGGCGAGGCAGAGAGCCGACCTCACGCCGGCGCGAATGGCACCTTCGTTCTCGAACCTCGACAAGCGGAAATCGTCCAGGATGTCGATGATCTTGGAAATGACAAACTTGCGCTTTTCGCCCCCTATGATCTGCTTCGGCTGGGGCTTGGCGTGCGAGCGCTTCTTGAGGTAGACCATTTCATCACCCGAACACTGCATCGAAGGCGTCGGCCGACAGGGCGCCGGACGGCTTCTTTGGTTTTGTCTTGCCGTCCCCGCGGCTCGCGTACGCCACATCAAGCCACGCCGCGTCCATGGCGCGCAGGAGGTGGATGTGGTGTGCCTGGAGCGTCCACTTGGACAACCGCGCCCAGGCTTCGATTTCGGCAAAGCTGACGGCGTTCGGGCCGGAAGGATGGTACGTTCTGGTCGAGGACAATTCGATGAACCACGACCACACCAGTCGGCCGGGCTCCGGCACCACCGTGGGGCGGCCGGCCATGCTGGAGCGCAGGGCGGCGACCAAGAGCTTTTCGAGTTGGTCGAGCTTCATGGCCGGTTCCTCGGGTTGCGGTTGATGTGCGCGACGGATTCAGGCAGCTGCTTGTGGATCTTCTTGGCCATCTGCGCAGAGGACTTCTGAGCCGACTTCTCGGAGATTTCCGTGACGAAAGGGGTCAGATTTCCGCTGGAGTCGACATCGACGCCAACCTTGAGACTCGTCTCGACATCGACTTTTGTGGACTGGACGGACGAGACATCGCGGGCTTGTGGCATCGGGGCGGCCGGCGCCGGCATTGCAGCGGATCGAGGTGCAGCACCGATCTGATCATTCGGCGTGATCGTGCCAGATTTCCCCGGGTTGAAGATCTCCGGACCTTTCTCGCCCACGACGTAAGCCTTGCCGCTGGAGACCGGGCCGCCTTCGGCACGGAAGCCGCCGAAGAATGCGCCGATCAGCTGCCCGAAGATCCCCCCGCCGCCGCCCGCGCCGCCTCCGAACAAGCCGTCGAGCGCCATGGACAAGAGCTTGTCCGCTATCTGGCCCAGCGCATTTTTGAAAGCGTCGGCCGCGGATTTGCCGTTGATCAGGTCGGTGACAAAGCCCTTTGCGACCGTCGATCCTAGCTGTCCAAACTCGGACATGGTGCGCTGGAGATCCTCTTGGCTCTGAACGAGGCCTCGGGTCTTTTCCTCGGCAGCCGCCATCTGTTCGGCGAGAGCTTGCAGGTGAGTGAGCTCGTCC
It encodes:
- a CDS encoding PilZ domain-containing protein, which encodes MSMIMHRAEARPGQTSATYKHFFVERPCRILVVGQHLKPKTKYNGLLRHISIGGAMIDFNPAVSLPQHFFVEIVGFPEEIGSTVVHRVGSELGVRFNMQLSQDVIRQLIRMDFAQNSIANR
- a CDS encoding phage tail assembly chaperone, producing MKLDQLEKLLVAALRSSMAGRPTVVPEPGRLVWSWFIELSSTRTYHPSGPNAVSFAEIEAWARLSKWTLQAHHIHLLRAMDAAWLDVAYASRGDGKTKPKKPSGALSADAFDAVFG